The following coding sequences are from one Novosphingobium sp. KACC 22771 window:
- the mutM gene encoding bifunctional DNA-formamidopyrimidine glycosylase/DNA-(apurinic or apyrimidinic site) lyase, whose product MPELPEVETTLRGLATYLDGQKIARVETRREGLRRPFPADLVQVMTGATITALSRRAKYGLLHTDRGVVMVFHLGMSGRWRIDPDALEKHDHLVLTTEAGARLALNDARRFGSVDLVADEALAAWATFAAMGPEPLGPELTPALLAARMKGRLSPVKQLLLDQAVVAGLGNIYVCEALHRAGISPLRQGQNVKKRELALLVPAIVDVLSESIAAGGSTIRDYAQPNGELGYFAANWRVYGREGEPCHACAAPIARVAQGGRSSFWCPACQK is encoded by the coding sequence ATGCCTGAATTGCCTGAAGTCGAAACCACCCTGCGCGGCCTTGCCACCTATTTGGACGGGCAGAAGATCGCCCGTGTCGAAACCCGACGCGAGGGGCTGCGCCGCCCCTTCCCTGCCGATCTGGTGCAGGTGATGACCGGGGCCACAATCACCGCCCTGTCGCGCCGGGCCAAATACGGGCTGCTCCATACCGACCGGGGCGTGGTGATGGTGTTCCATCTGGGCATGTCGGGGCGGTGGCGGATTGATCCTGATGCGCTGGAAAAGCACGACCATCTGGTGCTGACCACCGAGGCGGGCGCGCGGTTGGCCTTGAACGATGCGCGGCGCTTTGGCTCGGTCGATCTGGTGGCCGACGAGGCGCTGGCCGCATGGGCGACCTTTGCCGCGATGGGGCCCGAGCCTTTGGGGCCGGAACTGACCCCTGCCCTGCTGGCCGCACGGATGAAGGGACGCCTCAGCCCGGTCAAGCAATTGCTGCTCGATCAGGCGGTCGTGGCGGGGCTTGGCAATATCTATGTCTGCGAGGCGCTGCACCGGGCGGGAATCAGCCCGCTACGGCAGGGGCAGAATGTGAAAAAGCGGGAACTGGCACTGCTGGTGCCCGCGATTGTCGATGTCCTGTCCGAAAGCATCGCGGCGGGCGGCAGCACGATACGCGACTATGCCCAGCCCAATGGCGAATTGGGCTATTTTGCCGCCAACTGGCGTGTCTATGGCCGCGAGGGCGAGCCATGCCATGCCTGCGCCGCGCCCATCG